AAAAACTTACAGAAATTTTCAAGAGACTTATTCAAGAGCAAATATCTATCAAAGATTTACGTACGATTCTAGAATCTTTAAGTGAATGGGCTCAAACAGAAAAAGATACTGTTCTATTAACAGAATATGTGCGATCTTCTTTAAAGCTATACATCAGCTTTAAGTTTTCTCAGGGACAGTCAGCTATCTCTGTCTATCTTTTAGATCCTGAGATAGAGGAAATGATTCGTGGAGCTATCAAGCAAACTTCTGCGGGTTCTTATCTTGCTCTAGATCCTGATTCCGTAAACCTTATTCTGAAGTCTATGAGAAACACAATCACTCCGGCTCCTCCTGGAGGACAACCCCCAGTAATGTTGACAGCAATTGACGTTAGAAGATATGTAAGGAAACTGATAGAAACTGAGTTCCCCGATATTGCTGTTATCTCCTATCAGGAAATTCTCCCAGAGATTCGCATTCAGCCTTTAGGAAGAATTCAGATCTTCTAGAATTCTTTTTCTAAACTTCTTTGAGGGGGGCTAATGAGTGCATCAGGCGGAGCTGGCGGTCTAGGTGGTGCTGGCGCTGTTAATGTTTCAGCAATAGAAGCAAAAGCCGCAGCTGCTGACGCAAAAGAGGTTGTTGCTAATCAAGAAACTTCTGAGATGAGCATGATTACTGCTAGCCAGGATTTAACCAATCCTGCGGCAGCAACAAGGACTCGCAAGAAAGAAGAAAAGTTCGAATCCATAGAGAATCGCAAAAAAGCCTCCGCTGGAGAGGAAAAAAAGACTAAGTCGACAGAAGAAAAAGCTGGAGAAGATTTAGCCGATAAAACTGCCGCTAACAACCCAGAAATTTCTGCCAAAGATTTACGATCTTTAAAAGACAGTATCAGCGATGATGCTTCACCTGAAGATATTCTAAAGATGGTCAACGAAAAATTTTCTGACCCTGTATCAAAGATGCAGGCGTTAGAATATTTGGATGTAACCACTCCAGCTTCCCAAGGCGCTTTGAAAGAAGCTGTTTCTAGAGCCCGCCAACAATTTTTCAGTGAAAATCAAAGAGAGGTTTCTGGTGGGAAAAACATTCTATTCGCATCTCAACAATATGCGGAATCTTTAAATGTATCTCCTGCAGGGCTGCGTTCTTTATACACAGAGGTCACAGGAGACACCCATTCTTGCCAGCAATTGCTCGGCATGCTTCAAGATAGATACACCTTTCCCGAAATGGGGAAAGTGACGAGCTTTCTCCTAAATGGCATGTCTGCTGATATGAAATCTTCAGGACCTTCCATAGATCCAGCTAAACTGCAAGTAATGATGAATGAGATTAAAAATCTCCAAGCAGTCGTAACGTCTTTTGATTTTTTTGAGACTAGTTTTCCTGTCATGGAAAGCTCTCTTAAAATGGAGGGCATCCCTCTCCCTTCGGATCTAAATTTTGTAAAAGTTGCCGAAGGATTTCACCGAACTATCGGAGAAAAATTTCCATCTATGGCTAAACTGCAAAATGAAGTCCAAAGTCTTGTGGGAACGAGCGTAGAAGCTCAATCCGCTGTCCTAAATCTATTTTTCCGCGGACTAAGTAAAACCTCTCCTCGTCTCTACACAACGGCGGAGAAGAGAGATCAGTTGGCTGCTGTTATTACCAATACATTAGATTCCATCAATGCTAACAATGATGACTACCCTAAACCTACCGACTTCCCTAAACCCAAACCTTGGTCCTAACAAATTGGAGGCTATCTTTTATGCAAAGTCAATTTGAACAATTAATGGAGGAATTAGGCAAAGAAGTTGGTTCCCCCCTAGTTCCCGATGCTAACCATGCTTGTAAAATTCGATTTGCAGAAAATGATGTTGCAGTACAAATGGAAGCCGACGGCCCTAACGGTAATCTTGCTATTGGAGCTATGTTGGGGAAAGTGCCTGCTAATAATTTTAGAGAAAGACTGTTTAAGGCTGCTTTATCAGTAAATGCTTCTCATCAATCTGAAATCAAGGGCATTCTAGCTTACGGGGAAGTAACCGAGCAATTGTTTTTGTGTGATATTTTAAACATGCATTACCTAGACGGAAAGAAGCTATACGAGTACGCCTTATCTTTTTCTAAGCACGCAGCTATATGGATAGCTGCCGTCAATTCGGGCAATCTTCCAGACTTACATTCTTTAGGCTTATATAGTTTATGATCTCTGATTGGGATTCTTTTAACAAGAATACCTCTTCAATGCAGGGTAATAGACCTATCTCAAAGGATACTATTAGAGCAATTCTTAGCTCTCCTACCCGCACCCATTGGGAAAAAATAGGCATCAGCCACAAAGATGGCGTTTGTGTTCCTCTATTTTCTTTAAAAACCCGACTAAGTTGTGGCATAGGCGAATTTACAGACTTAATTCCATTGTTTTTATGGTGCAAAAAAATTGGCTTTCATATTGTTCAGTTACTCCCTCTGAATGATACAGGAGAAGATACTAGTCCTTACAATTCA
This is a stretch of genomic DNA from Chlamydiifrater phoenicopteri. It encodes these proteins:
- the sctW gene encoding type III secretion system gatekeeper subunit SctW, with protein sequence MSASGGAGGLGGAGAVNVSAIEAKAAAADAKEVVANQETSEMSMITASQDLTNPAAATRTRKKEEKFESIENRKKASAGEEKKTKSTEEKAGEDLADKTAANNPEISAKDLRSLKDSISDDASPEDILKMVNEKFSDPVSKMQALEYLDVTTPASQGALKEAVSRARQQFFSENQREVSGGKNILFASQQYAESLNVSPAGLRSLYTEVTGDTHSCQQLLGMLQDRYTFPEMGKVTSFLLNGMSADMKSSGPSIDPAKLQVMMNEIKNLQAVVTSFDFFETSFPVMESSLKMEGIPLPSDLNFVKVAEGFHRTIGEKFPSMAKLQNEVQSLVGTSVEAQSAVLNLFFRGLSKTSPRLYTTAEKRDQLAAVITNTLDSINANNDDYPKPTDFPKPKPWS
- a CDS encoding CesT family type III secretion system chaperone; amino-acid sequence: MQSQFEQLMEELGKEVGSPLVPDANHACKIRFAENDVAVQMEADGPNGNLAIGAMLGKVPANNFRERLFKAALSVNASHQSEIKGILAYGEVTEQLFLCDILNMHYLDGKKLYEYALSFSKHAAIWIAAVNSGNLPDLHSLGLYSL